From the genome of uncultured Methanobacterium sp.:
CCTACTGGGACAAAGCCAAACTGGAACTATAATAGACGGATATAATACAGTAAGACCTTTAACCATAAACAGTGGGATGGTAACCATAATCAACTTCACCATACAAAACGGAATTTCTACAAATGGTGGTGGAATCAACAACATTGGTGATTTAACCATTACTAACACTACCCTAAAAGACAACACCGCAACCAGCACAGAGGTAGATGTTTATGGAGGAGGAATCTACAACGAGGGCACCCTAACCATCAATAACAGCAACATAACCAACAACACTGCCACCGGAGCCAACAATGCATATGGTGGGGGAATCTACAACTCTGGTACCCTAATCATCAATAACAGTATAATTACCAACAACACCGTAACCACTAGCAATGGATATGCTGATGGTGGAGGAATCAGCAACGAGTTTGGTACCGTAACCATTAATAACAACATTATAGCCAACAATACAGCAACCACCACTGGATCTGGGGAAGATGTTTATGGTGGAGGAATCAGTAATTCCTTTATTGGTGATTTAACCATTAATAATAGCCTCATAATCAACAACACAGCCACAGGATCAGGGGGAGATGTTTATGGAGGAGGAATCAGCAATTGGGGTGCTTTTTTAACAATTAATCATAGTATAATAGGAATGAACACAGCAACCAGCCCAGAAGAAGATGTTTATGGTGGAGGTATCAGCAATAATGGTGATTCAACCATTACCAACACTACCCTAAAAGACAACACCGCAACCAGCACAGGGGGAGATGTTTATGGTGGAGGAATCTACAACGAGGGCACCCTAAACATCACTAACAGCAACATAATCAACAACACTGCCGTCGGAGTCAACAATGCATTCGGTGGAGGAATCTACAACGAGAATTATGGCATTTTAACCGCGAATTTTAACCGTATAGTAAATAATTCACCCAATGCAATATACATTGACACACCATCTGTCATTGACACACCATCTGCTGATTTGGATGTTGAATATAACTGGTGGGGTTATAACAATCCCCCATTTGAAACATTAATCCATGGAACCACCCCCACTAGATGGCTCTACATGACCATTAATGCAAGCCCAACCCCCATGAATAATGGCGAAACTAGTCAAATAACTGTGAGTTTTAACAACTACTCATCTGATGGAACCAACTACACTCCACTACCTGAACCTTTAGCTGGACATATACCGGATAGAACTCCTGTGAATTTCCAAACGGACCTGGGAACTATAGGTAGTAAGAGTATTAACAAGACCACTGTGAATGGAATTGCCACTGCAACTTTAACTGCTAGTGAACTAGCTGGAACAGCCCATTTAAACGCCACGACTGATAACCAAACCGTTTACTTGAACCTGCTCATTAACCCCAAATCCAGTGTTTACCTGAACATATCTCCTGACAAAATCAATCCAGTTGTTGGTGATACCGTAACTTACAGGTTCAAAGTGGGAAATAATGGTCCAGATCCTGCTCTAAATGTGGTGATGACCTACAAAGTCCCTGATGGAATGGTATTTGTGGGTGCCAGTGACAACATAGGAGAAAAGTGGACTTACGACCCGAACACAAGAACAATAACCTGGAACCTTGGAACTGTACCTGTCGGTGACCCTGACCTCGGGGTTTCATTCTACTATGCTGCTGCAGGTGAATATAAAATAAACCCATTGCTCAGTACCACAACCTACGACCCTGATCTCAACACCAACACCCAATCAATAACAGTTCATGCAGTTACAGCACTAAGCGTAAACGCAGTAACCACAACCCGCACTGTAGGAATGCAGAAAACCGGAATACCAATTGCAGGAATAGTCCTGGCTATCCTGATGGTACTCGGCGGATTGATCAGCACCCAGAAAAAACAATAAAGGGATTTATATCCCTTTCCCCAACTTTTTTTATTTTTTATTAAAATAGGTAAAACCATTGACTTATGTAAGTCTTTATTGTAGAATCAATTCAAGTGTCTTTAAAAGAAGAATAACTCTCTTTTGATATTTTTTACGAATTTGGATTATTATCACGATTTTGATTTTAAGATTAATGTTAGAATGTAATTGAACTATTATATTTTTCTATTTGTAAATGCATGAGCTTATTTATTATATGCTAACATTAAACAATAATTTAGTAAGTAATATCTATGTTATTAGGCATAAAGGAGGTGAAAACATACGAAAACAAAAAAATGAAAGTAAAATATTTATTGCTTTACTACTATTCAGCTTAACATTACTGTTTCTGGTTAGCACAGTTTCTGCATCTAGCGAGGTCTATGTAAACACCACAGGAAACGATTCGTGGAGTGGTACATCAGATAATCCTTAACTTACCATACAAAAAGGAGTAGATAATGTAGATCCAAATGGACTGATCCACATTGCTGATGGGCAATACAGCGGAGTAAACAACACCAACATTAACATTGATAAGAACATGACCATCACTGGTGAAAGTCAGGCAGGAACCATTATAAATGGAACAGGCATTAACGGAGTATTCCTCATCAATTATGGTGTGAGTGTCTCCATCAGTAAACTGACAATAACCAATGCAACACTAAAACTAACTGGCGATGAACATTATACGAGCATCTACAATTACGGAAATTTAACCGTGGAGAACTGTACTTTCAATAATAACAGTGCAAATGGTATTGGTGGTACTACAACTGGCTCTGCTATCCATAACCAGGCCCTTGCTAATAATAATCCTGTTATTTGTACTGTGACAAATTGTAACTTCACCAGTAACAGTTACGATGCTATATCTAATTATGCAATTCAACATGGCAGTTCAGCTATTTGTACTGTGACAAATTGTAACTTCACCAGTAACGATTTAGCAATCTACAATTTGTGTGAATCTTTATCTTCAGTTATTTGTACAGTGGTTGAATCCAACTTCACCAACAACATTGGATCATATTGTGGTGGTATATACAATAAGTTTGAAGCAGATTCTGGTTCTATTACTTGTACAGTGATGGATTCTGTTTTCATCAACAACCAAGCCATATACTCTGGTGGTGGTGCTATATGCAATAGCTTTCAAGGTATTGCTCCATGTATTCTTACTTGTACAGTGATGGATTCTGTTTTCATCAACAACCAAGCCACATTCCCTGGTAGTGGTGGTGCCATAATGAATAGAGGTACAGGTTCAGGTTTTGTTAATTGCACTGTTATTGAATCTTCCTTCAGTAACAACCAAGCTTCTAATGGTGGTGCCATTTTGAATAGAGCTATGTATTCAGGTTTTGTTAATTGCACTGTTATTGAATCTTCCTTCAGTAACAACCAAGCTTCTAATGGTGGTGCCATTTTGAATAGAGCTATGTATTCAGGTTTTGTTAATTGCACTGTTATTGAATCTTCCTTCAGTAACAACCAAGCTTCTAATGGTGGTGCCATTTCCAATGAAGGGGATTATTCTTCAGGTGGTTCTATTAACTGCACACTGACTGAATCAACTTTCACCAACAATCGAGCTGGTGGGAATGGCGGTGTCATATATAATATTCTAAACCACAGCACCTGCCCTATAACAATTACTGCTAATTTCAACCGCTTCTACAACAATACCGCAACCAATGGTAATGTCATCTACAATAATGGTGGTTCTGTGGATGCTGATAATAACTGGTGGGGTGTCAACGACCCTAATTCCAACTGGTCAGAATACCTATCAGGAGTCAGTACCAGCCCCAGCAAATGGGCGCAACTTGGAATTCATGCAGCACCTGATGTTATTGGAACTGGTGAAACTTCCTCAGTTACAGCCAACTTAAACTACAACAACCTGGGTGAAAACCTTTTGGCTATTTACCATCACTCCATACCTAGTGTAGATGCACTTTTTGCAGTGGACATCCTGGGAACACTCAGCACTTACAGTGGAATCATTTTCAATGGAGGAAACCTTACAACTACATTTACTGCAGGTCAAATGCCTGGAACTAGCAAAGTCAATGTAACTGTGGACAATGCTACAGTGACTAAAAGTATAACAATACAAAGGGATGATGTCTACGTGGCAACCTCAGCTAATGGTGGCAGTGATTCCAACAATGGAAGCTCAGAATATCCATTTTTAACACTTAACAAAGCCATAACAGAGGTACGAACTGGTGGACGGATACACATCGCCAATGGTGAATACACCGGATCACTAAACCGGGGATTAACAACAACCAAAAATATAACCATACTCCAAGACACGTGGATATCTGGAGTTGGAGACAGTGTAATCATCAACGCTGAAAATAAGGATTGTATAATCCACAATGGATACACTCTTATTCTACAGAATTTGATGATGATCAACGGAAACAACTCAGGAAACTTCGGTTATGGTGGTGCTATCCAGAACTATGGAAATCTAACCGTGGAAAACTGTACATTCAGTGATAACACCGCAAATTATGGAGGTGTCATTGCTAACATCTTTAAAGGTGAAGTTGTCTGTCATTATACCGGAACCACTTCATTCACATGGGAATATTCCGGTGCAATTACCAGCACCATTATTGGGTGCACATTTAATAATAACACCGCAACCTATGATGGAGGAGCCATCTCCAACTACATATACACCGCTTCCACGGTAGAAGCTTCTGAAGGTGCTAATATCTCAGCATCTCTTTTCGCATCCATTATCAGCACCATAAACAACTGTACATTCACCAACAACACAGCAATGTCAGGAGGAGCTATCTCCAACAACTGTACTATTTATGGAACTGCAATATCAGAAAATGGCAATGCCACTGCAGTCAGTAAAAGTTACATTAACAGTACCATAACCAACTGTACTCTTATAAATAACAGAGCAGTATACGGTGGTGCAATCTCAGATTATAGTTCCATAAACATCAAAGCCGAATCCACCAATGCCAATACATCAGTGGTTGGACATAGTTCAATATATGATTCAATAACCGGAAACACTCTGACAGGTAACTCTGCAATATATGGAGGCGCAATCTCAGCCATGCAGTACCTTTCAATCAGTGCAAATTGGAATGACAATTATGAACCAATAATTGATGACAAAGTAGAAGTTAACTCGCAGGTTCATTTCAACAGGATAGTCCTAAACACAGCTGCTACAGGCCCTGCTATTTATGGTTCTATTTATCCTGCTTTAAATGCAACCTACAACTGGTGGGGTACCAATGAAAATCCATCCAGTTTTATAATTGGAAACGTGGATTACTCACCATGGCTTTTCATGACCATAAACGCCACACCACAAACTATCAACAATTCACAGACTAGCTTAGTTACAGTGAGTTTCAACAACTACAGTTCTGATGGTAGCTCATCCAGTCCTTTAGACCCTAATCTCGGCCATATACCAGATGGTGTTCCGGTTAGTTTCCGTTTAATTGGAGACATCCGGGGTAGTTTGGATGAACCATTAACCGTGCCCACTTCAGATGGAACTATATCCATATTGTTCACAGCAAGTAAGTCAGGGATTCAACAGATCAATGCCACAACGGATCAACAGAATGTTTCAGTTTATGTAACCATTATACCTGCCTCTTTTGTTGAGATATCTAAGGAATTCATGGATCTTCCTTGGGGTAATGTTATTACCTCTGCCTACTACAATGACCGGATCTACGCCATAGTTAAGGTGCACAATGCAGGACCAGATAGTACTTCAATTAATGTCCTTGATCTGTTGGATGGTCTCACCTGGACCGGTAACTACTATGTTTACCGTGCCCCTGGATCATATCCAAATAGTGACTCTGCATGGGTTCCAAATGATTCTGACTACCCATTTAACGGAACAGACTGGGATGTAGGTTCTCTATCAATCATGATTGGTAGTTCCAGATG
Proteins encoded in this window:
- a CDS encoding DUF11 domain-containing protein is translated as MTQKTEYINYRIILILGLLIIFAATISSSSAANTIYVNNATGNDDYDGTSATVTGPTVGPKATIQNGTDTVDSDGTVNVADGLYKEAVVINKNLTLLGQSQTGTIIDGYNTVRPLTINSGMVTIINFTIQNGISTNGGGINNIGDLTITNTTLKDNTATSTEVDVYGGGIYNEGTLTINNSNITNNTATGANNAYGGGIYNSGTLIINNSIITNNTVTTSNGYADGGGISNEFGTVTINNNIIANNTATTTGSGEDVYGGGISNSFIGDLTINNSLIINNTATGSGGDVYGGGISNWGAFLTINHSIIGMNTATSPEEDVYGGGISNNGDSTITNTTLKDNTATSTGGDVYGGGIYNEGTLNITNSNIINNTAVGVNNAFGGGIYNENYGILTANFNRIVNNSPNAIYIDTPSVIDTPSADLDVEYNWWGYNNPPFETLIHGTTPTRWLYMTINASPTPMNNGETSQITVSFNNYSSDGTNYTPLPEPLAGHIPDRTPVNFQTDLGTIGSKSINKTTVNGIATATLTASELAGTAHLNATTDNQTVYLNLLINPKSSVYLNISPDKINPVVGDTVTYRFKVGNNGPDPALNVVMTYKVPDGMVFVGASDNIGEKWTYDPNTRTITWNLGTVPVGDPDLGVSFYYAAAGEYKINPLLSTTTYDPDLNTNTQSITVHAVTALSVNAVTTTRTVGMQKTGIPIAGIVLAILMVLGGLISTQKKQ